The Deltaproteobacteria bacterium DNA window CCGAAAAACCCTCCACTACCTTGCTCTTATGCTGCCACACCCGCGTTGCCAGCTCTGAGGTCACCCCAATGTACAGCGTGCCGTTCCGTTTGCTGGCCAGGATGTAAACGCAGAACTGCTTGTCCATAGCGCCAAACGCCAAACTGGATTCCCGCTTTCGCGGGAATGACGGCCATAACACCGAACCACGTCACCCACAAATTTGTCGCGCACCCCTGTTGCGCCGATCGTCGCGGCGGCACCAGGCCACAGCGCGCTGATCGGTGATCGGCGCAATTTCCTCACTCGCCCTCAATCTTCACTGCGGAAGAAGTCCAGCACCGCCGGGGCCGGGGCGGCGCCGGCCGGGGCCTCGTCCGCCACGCGCACCAGTGCTTGCGACGCGCCCGGTTCGCTGCCGGGCTTGAAGCATTCGAGCAGCGCCGCCCCGCCGAAGCGCACGCGCTGGCCGCTGTGGGGATCAATCGGCACGCACGCCAGCCCCTCGGGCACGCTGAAGTCGAGAATCGGCTGCCCCTCCAGCGCGCGCTGCATGAAGCGCGTCCAGATCGGGGCGGCCACCCGCCCGCCGGTCTCCTTCGCCCCGAGTTCCCGCTTCTCGTCGAAGCCAACCCAAACGCCGGCCAGCAGTTGCGGCGTATAGCCGACGAACCAGGCATCCATGAAGTCGTTGGTGGTGCCGGTCTTACCGGCGGCGGGCCGCTCCAGCTCCAGCGCCTTCTTGCCCGTGCCGCGGCGGATGACGTCCTGCAGCATGCTGGTGATCTGGTACGCGGTCGCCGGCGCGATCACCTGCCGCAGCTGCGGCGCGGTTTCCGCCAGAGTGTTGCCCTCGCTATCGATGATCTTGCTGATGAATATCG harbors:
- a CDS encoding GIY-YIG nuclease family protein; this encodes MDKQFCVYILASKRNGTLYIGVTSELATRVWQHKSKVVEGFS